Proteins found in one Triticum urartu cultivar G1812 chromosome 4, Tu2.1, whole genome shotgun sequence genomic segment:
- the LOC125552500 gene encoding probable inactive purple acid phosphatase 1 codes for MKSPPGTTMVAALVHLLAAFSAAVLAAAGGEQPLSKIGIHRATLAIHPGASVDVSPLLLGLQGQDQEWVTIGFNNPKPSKDDWIGVFSPANFSDSICPSENQWVEAPLLCTAPIKFQYANYTTSDYAKTGKGSLRLQIINQRSDISFALFSGGLSNPKLITRSNSITFANPKAPVYPRLAQGKSWDEMTVTWTSGYSTKEATPFVEWGIQGQIQILSPAGTLTFSRDTMCGPPARTVGWRDPGFIHTSFLKDLWPNLKYTYRIGHRLFNGQIVWGRQNSFKAPPYPGEDSLQRVVIFGDLGKAEIDGSNEYNDFERGSINTTYQLVKDLKNIDMVMHIGDICYASGYLSQWDQFTAQVEPIASTVPYMVASGNHERDWPGSGSFYGTLDSGGECGVPAQNMFYVPAENREQFWYSTDYGMFRFCVANTELDWRPGTEQYKFIEHCLSSVDRQKQPWLIFLAHRVLGYSSATFYGAEGTTEEPMGRESLQLLWQKYRVDIAMYGHVHGYERTCPVYENVCVAKGSDRYSGAFTATTHVVVGGGGASLAEYTAERARWSHAQDLDYGFAKLTAFNHTTLLMEYKRSRDGSVRDSFTVSRDYRDVLACGVDNCASTTMAS; via the exons ATGAAGTCGCCGCCGGGAACGACGATGGTGGCGGCGCTGGTGCATCTGCTGGCCGCCTTCAGCGCCGCCGTGTTGGCCGCTGCCGGCGGCGAGCAGCCGCTGTCGAAGATCGGCATCCACCGGGCCACCTTGGCGATCCATCCGGGCGCCTCCGTCGACGTCTCGCCGCTGCTCCTCGGCCTGCAG GGGCAGGACCAAGAATGGGTGACCATCGGATTTAACAACCCCAAGCCATCCAAGGATGACTGGATTGGGGTCTTTTCCCCTGCTAATTTCAG TGACTCCATTTGCCCGTCGGAGAACCAATGGGTCGAGGCCCCTCTTTTGTGCACGGCTCCTATTAAG TTCCAATATGCAAACTATACGACGTCCGACTATGCGAAGACCGGAAAGGGGTCCTTGAGGCTTCAGATAATTAATCAGAGGAGTGATATATCATTCGCATTGTTTTCTGGAGGACTCTCAAAT CCGAAGCTTATCACACGTTCAAATAGCATAACTTTCGCAAACCCGAAGGCTCCTGTGTACCCACGCTTGGCACAAGGAAAGTCCTGGGATGAA ATGACAGTGACATGGACAAGTGGATATAGTACGAAGGAGGCTACACCGTTTGTTGAATGGGGCATACAAGGGCAAATCCAAATCCTTTCTCCTGCAGGCACCCTTACGTTCAGTCGCGACACTATGTGTG GCCCACCTGCTAGGACAGTTGGATGGCGCGATCCTGGTTTCATACATACAAGCTTCCTCAAGGACCTATGGCCTAATCTTAA GTACACGTACAGGATTGGCCATCGGCTATTCAATGGTCAAATTGTTTGGGGACGTCAGAATAGCTTCAAAGCACCTCCCTATCCTGGGGAGGATTCTTTGCAACGTGTTGTCATATTTGGAGATTTGGGCAAG GCCGAGATTGATGGCTCAAACGAATACAATGACTTTGAGCGTGGTTCAATCAACACAACTTACCAGCTAGTTAAGGACTTGAAGAATATCGATATGGTGATGCATATCGGAGACATCTGCTACGCCAGTGGTTATCTGTCACAGTGGGATCAGTTCACTGCACAGGTTGAACCCATTGCTTCTACAGTACCTTACATGGTGGCAAG CGGTAACCACGAAAGAGACTGGCCTGGATCAGGATCCTTTTATGGGACTCTGGACTCGGGCGGTGAATGCGGCGTGCCAGCTCAGAACATGTTCTATGTGCCAGCAGAGAACCGTGAGCAGTTCTG GTACTCGACGGACTACGGGATGTTCCGGTTCTGCGTAGCCAACACGGAGCTGGACTGGCGGCCAGGCACCGAGCAGTACAAGTTCATCGAGCACTGCTTGTCGTCCGTGGACCGGCAGAAGCAGCCGTGGCTCATCTTCCTCGCCCACCGCGTCCTGGGCTACTCGTCGGCCACCTTCTACGGCGCCGAAGGGACGACGGAGGAGCCCATGGGGAGGGAGAGCCTCCAGCTCCTCTGGCAGAAGTACAGGGTCGACATCGCCATGTACGGCCACGTCCACGGCTACGAGCGAACGTGCCCAGTCTACGAG AACGTGTGCGTGGCCAAGGGGTCGGACCGGTACAGCGGCGCGTTCACGGCGACGACGCACGTGGtggtgggcggcggcggggcgagccTGGCGGAGTACACGGCGGAGCGGGCGCGGTGGAGCCACGCGCAGGACCTGGACTACGGGTTCGCCAAGCTGACGGCCTTCAACCACACGACGCTGCTCATGGAGTACAAGCGGAGCAGGGACGGCAGCGTGCGCGACAGCTTCACCGTCTCGCGCGACTACCGCGACGTCCTTGCCTGCGGCGTCGACAACTGCGCCAGCACCACCATGGCGTCCTAG